A single region of the Mytilus edulis unplaced genomic scaffold, xbMytEdul2.2 SCAFFOLD_1159, whole genome shotgun sequence genome encodes:
- the LOC139505463 gene encoding uncharacterized protein — MDPSHAEQQEEVQTPEGNVPDLELLQNPSKTTNVDENAETRRVRELTEKGQGAFIEKRDKFYHDLEALWSNLDSQLLETAKPPNDLQQLLTAQDKIVQACTKYRRLTDEYLTFLKNTKTLDSLQDIDTCKFSTDIRMSKVELAIETLHEHRLALTQAKSTRTKTSKGKKSSHSGSSNVSDMSSLARRKRAKAEAAKSKIAFVEKHALILQQEAMLEEQALFRQNEMEQEVAQRKAQMQQEAARVSREKVELKAKFNLLEAQREAAAAEAEARILEYDDSQAFGDLPNEKEDPLQRVQDFVNKLPVSTVVKEVTGPQKKEQIPVKIELRHEAPAFVPSVALNLPPQTPEVLPTRAKSPDVNVFPDLGTVTGIGKQGVSAKIPVLQQNQGIIEEIPVSHLRQGVIIEETPSAHLQQNNPTLEITRFLLRKDLLFSRLTSFNDQAESFHTWKASFKNVIDELQVSDSEQIDLLIKWLGPESGKHAMSIRASNANNPTRGLHRLWERLDDRYGAPIMLQTSLVNKLDNFPTLTNKDNSLLYDLSDIISEIEYHKENPKLGCLLAYFDSSKGVNPIVEKLPYGLQEKWITRASRYKSKYEVAFPPFTEFSAFIREMSKIKNDPGFIFGSKVTPNTKDATPRFTPQTYSKVNVHKTAVEQQTEDSSQQQGLCIIHNTKHTLNECRAFRAKTIEERKELLRQNNLCYKCCDSTMHRSRDCNARISCNECGSKQHTTALHTNRVYQTKGAPPSPPRSVDGGEQLELAETKLTSVSSTCTDISKDGNSIKSCAKILPVNVFHKDNQDKVIRMYAIIDDQSNRSLVAPEFFSLFNVQAETKDYLLSTCSGSKVTSGKRGNGFVVKSVQDNTRFNLPELIECDNIPNNRNEIAKPEDILQYQHLQELQNHILPIDGKCKILLLIGRDLIEAHHVLDQRLGPPKAPFAQKLNLGWIIVGEIRSDKPHVHLELTKKETNPTCSVVKPHTKKLPERNKTNTQSNEIQTDSSKLYPRLHGQPKMKSATSIVRFAEAEKFTSEATPPKVNADKEKYIRKHSIPMESFNSPLNTQGQEESRITNSNLSHREKEHGTGWSTVRRKRQGKHPSRKTSSLDRISVSKGDSSIRTTAMELDLRSPRSRRKHRHI; from the coding sequence ATGGATCCCAGTCACGCGGAACAGCAAGAAGAGGTTCAGACCCCAGAGGGAAATGTCCCAGATCTAGAATTATTACAAAATCCGTCTAAAACAACAAATGTAGATGAAAATGCCGAGACTAGGCGAGTGCGTGAACTTACCGAAAAGGGACAGGGAGCCTTTATAGAAAAACGTGACAAGTTCTATCACGACTTAGAGGCCCTATGGTCAAACCTAGACTCTCAGTTATTAGAAACGGCCAAGCCTCCCAACGACCTCCAGCAATTGTTAACAGCACAAGATAAAATTGTGCAAGCCTGTACTAAGTATCGCAGGCTCACAGACGAGTACTTGAcatttctgaaaaatacaaaaacattagaCAGCCTTCAAGACATTGATACGTGCAAATTCTCAACGGATATCCGAATGTCTAAAGTCGAACTGGCAATTGAAACTTTACACGAGCATCGTCTCGCCCTAACACAGGCTAAATCGACTAGAACAAAGACCTCAAAGGGTAAGAAAAGCTCGCACAGCGGTAGCTCTAACGTGTCAGACATGTCAAGCCTGGCACGGAGAAAGCGAGCCAAGGCAGAGGCTGCAAAGTCTAAGATAGCATTTGTCGAAAAACATGCCCTTATCCTACAACAGGAAGCAATGTTAGAAGAACAAGCCCTGTTCAGACAAAATGAAATGGAACAAGAAGTCGCTCAACGTAAGGCTCAAATGCAACAAGAAGCCGCACGAGTAAGCCGGGAAAAGGTCGAGCTTAAAGCCAAATTTAACCTTCTTGAAGCACAGagagaagctgcagccgcagaagccgaggctcgtatCCTGGAATACGATGATAGCCAAGCGTTTGGCGATCTCCCTAACGAAAAGGAAGACCCGctccagcgtgtgcaagattttgtcaataaacttcctgtatcaactgTTGTAAAGGAAGTAACAGGACCTCAAAAGAAAGAACAAATTCCTGTTAAAATTGAGCTGAGACAtgaagcaccagcgttcgtgccatcTGTGGCACTGAACTTGCCACCACAAACACCTGAGGTCTTGCCTACACGTGCTAAGTCACCAGATGTTAATGTATTCCCAGATCTGGGAACAGTAACTGGAATAGGAAAACAGGGCGTTTCAGCAAAGATCCCTGTCTTACAGCAAAATCAAGGCattatagaagagatccctgtctCACACCTAAGACAAGGAGTTATAATAGAAGAGACCCCTTCTGCACACCTGCAGCAAAACAATCCTACGTTAGAGATAACCAGATTTCTCCTTCGCAAGGACTTGCTGTTCTCCCGGCTAACAAGCTTTAACGACCAGGCAGAATCATTTCATACATGGAAAGCcagttttaaaaatgtcataGACGAACTACAAGTTTCAGACTCAGAACAGATAGACCTACTTATTAAATGGCTTGGACCAGAGTCAGGTAAACATGCCATGAGTATAAGGGCATCAAATGCCAACAACCCAACAAGAGGCCTACACAGATTATGGGAAAGACTGGACGATCGATATGGTGCTCCAATAATGTTGCAGACGTCTCTCGTCAACAAACTTGACAACTTTCCAACACTGACAAATAAAGACAACTCACTCCTTTACGATTTGTCAGACATTATCTCAGAAATAGAGTATCACAAagaaaatcccaagctgggatgtttgcTAGCTTACTTCGACTCGTCAAAGGGGGTAAATCCTATTGTGGAAAAACTACCATACGGACTCCAAGAAAAGTGGATAACAAGGGCTTCAAGATACAAGTCTAAATATGAAGTTGCCTTTCCACCTTTTACAGAATTCTCTGCCTTCATCAGGGAAATGAGCAAAATTAAGAACGATCCTGGGTTCATATTTGGTTCAAAGgtaacaccaaatacaaaagaCGCTACGCCAAGGTTCACACCTCAGACGTACTCTAAAGTCAACGTCCATAAGACGGCTGTTGAACAGCAAACTGAAGACAGCAGTCAACAACAAGGTCTGTGTATCATACACAATACAAAGCATACCTTGAATGAATGCCGAGCATTCCGAGCCAAAACTATAGAGGAACGCAAGGAACTGTTGAGGCAAAACAATCTTTGCTACAAATGCTGTGATTCGACTATGCACAGAAGTCGTGATTGCAACGCAAGAATCAGTTGCAATGAATGCGGAAGTAAACAACACACCACCGCATTACACACTAATCGAGTGTACCAAACCAAAGGTGCACCGCCTTCACCGCCTAGATCAGTCGACGGCGGGGAGCAACTTGAGTTAGCTGAAACCAAGCTAACCTCTGTTAGTTCAACTTGTACAGATATCTCCAAAGACGGCAACAGCATTAAATCTTGTGCCAAGATACTTCCTGTGAATGTCTTTCACAAAGATAATCAGGACAAAGTAATTCGCATGTATGCAATTATTGacgaccaaagcaaccggtctcTCGTGGCTCCTGAATTCTTCAGCCTATTCAACGTACAAGCAGAAACAAAAGATTATTTGTTATCCACATGCTCCGGCAGCAAGGTTACTTCCGGTAAACGAGGAAACGGCTTTGTCGTGAAGTCTGTACAAGACAATACTAGATTCAATCTGCCTGAACTGATTGAATGCGATAACATTCCCAATAATCGGAACGAAATTGCTAAACCTGAGGATATATTGCAATATCAACACTTGCAAGAACTACAAAATCATATCCTCCCGATTGATGGAAAATGCAAAATCCTATTGCTCATTGGAAGAGACCTTATAGAGGCACATCATGTCCTTGATCAACGTCTAGGACCACCAAAGGCTCCATTTGCGCAAAAGTTAAACCTGGGTTGGATTATCGTTGGAGAAATACGCTCCGATAAGCCACATGTTCACCTTGAACTCACTAAAAAGGAAACAAATCCAACTTGCAGTGTTGTGAAACCACATACAAAGAAATTACCTGAGCGTAATAAAACCAACACCCAGTCAAATGAAATTCAAACTGATTCGTCTAAACTTTATCCCCGTTTACATGGGCAACCGAAAATGAAATCAGCGACTTCAATCGTCAGATTTGCAGAAGCCGAAAAGTTCACTTCGGAAGCAACGCCACCAAAAGTGAATGCCGACAA